The following DNA comes from Gemmatimonadota bacterium.
GCGACATTTTTTGGTGAGCCAACCTATCCGGGCGTGGTTTATCCCATTATTCCAGTAAAAAATGCCCGGGTAGATGTCGGCGGAGAAAAAGTTTTTCAATGGCGTGATTCGTCGTCAAAATTTGAGGAAGTGGAAATTCGGTGAAATATAAAAAAGGAGGTAACAAATGGCTGTGACAGTTCGGATTCCAACGCCTCTGCGCAAATTTACAGGTGATCAATCCGATGTAGAAGTGCAGGGCGCGACGGTTGGGGAAGCTATCGACAATCTCGAAGCACAGCATGCGGGCATTAAGGAACACATGGTCGATGAGTCGGGCGCTATTCGACGCTTTGTCAATGTGTATGTCAATGAAGAGGATATTCGTTTTCTGGATGGACCCGATACTGACCTCAGAGATGGCGATCAGGTGACTATTGTGCCTGCGATTGCCGGTGGGTGTTCCTTTTAATCGGTAAGATATCTGACTTATGATGCACATTTCCGCTAAAGGTGACTACGGTTTGCGCGCGGTCTTAGATCTGTGTTTGCACGATGGGGAAGGGCCAGTTTTGCGTACCGATATCGCTGCGCGGCAAAATATCCCCGCAGCGTATTTGGTACAGTTGCTCAATCTTTTGCGAAAAGCTGGTTTGGTACACAGTATTCGTGGTCCCAAAGGCGGACATGTGTTGTTGAAACGTCCGGATGAACTGACTGTGGAAGAGGTATTGGCTGCTCTGGAAGGCCCCGTCAATTTGGTGGATAAGCGCGAGAAGGCTGAGGATGCGGGAACAGATGTGCTCAATGATGTGTGGGAAGCTGTGGGGACTGCTGTACACGATGTCCTGTCATCGGTGACATTTGCCGATTTATGTCGAAAGTACCGGGCGCGTCAGATGCCTGTCACATTCCGGATATGATTATGGATGGCGCGAAAACTGGACATACGGTGTTGGACCTCGTGGGCAACACGCCCATGGTAAAGTTGAACTCGATAAGACCTGCAAATGGTGCTCAGCTTTGGGCGAAATTGGAATTTTTTAATCCGGCGGGTAGTGTAAAAGATCGCACGGCTCTCGCTATGGTTGAGGCAGCAGAAAAAAGTGGACAACTCAAGCCCGGTATGACCATTGTGGAACCGACCAGTGGCAATACGGGTATTGGCCTTGCCATGGTGGCTGCAATAAAAAATTATCGGCTGATCATTACCATGCCCGAAGGCGTCAGCGACGAGCGCACCCGATTGCTCAAAGCTTATGGTGCCGAGGTTGTGCTAACACCCACCCGCGAGGGGATGCGCGGTGCGATTGAAAAAGCGTGGACGCTTAAGGATAAAAATTGTTTTATTCCGATGCAGTTTGAAAATCCCGCCAATCCCGAGATTCACCGGCAGACCACTGCCCGCGAGATGATTTCACAACTCGAGGGCGTTCCCGATGCTTTTGTCGCAGGTGTGGGAACAGGTGGCACTGTGACCGGTGTGGGCGAAGTCTTTAAGCAAGTGCGATCAGATGTCGTGATCGTCGGGGTGGAGCCAGGGGATTCTGCAGTGTTATCGGGCGGAGAACCTGGTCCTACTGAGATCGATGGCCTGGGCGCAGGCATGATTCCAGATGTGCTGAATACGGAAATACTGGATCGCGTGATTGCCGTATCCAATTCGGATGCGCGCAAGATGTCAAAGCGATTGGCGCGCGAAGAGGGCTTGCTGGTGGGGATTTCGTCTGGTGCAGCAGCACACGCAGCCGTTGTTGTCGCTTCAGCGATGAGACCCCAACAGATGGTCGCAACGGTATTGTGCGATACCGGTGAACGGTATTTGGGCACGTTTTTGTTTGGGTGATACACGCGGACAAAAAAACCCGGCATCTTTTTGAGATTGCCGGGGCTTTTTGTTTTTGCAGATATTTTACGACTCAAGGGCAGCGACATGGCGCCGTACTCTCGATTTGTAGCGGGCGGCCGCATTGCGGTGGATAACGCCTTTTTTTGCTGTTTTGTCAATGATGGACTGCGTGCGATTGATCAGTGCTTCTGCTTCTTCTTTGCTATTTGTCTCCAATATCTTTTTTAGAGAAGTACGCAAAGACGAGCGCGTACTCTTGTTGCGGAGCCTGGCTCTTTCAGCCTGGCGCATGCGTTTTTTTGAAGATGCCAATGTGGGCAAGGGATTCACCTCCTTAGAGAGTTTTCCGAAATTCAGAGTACGAAATCTAAACATTTACAGGTATTTGCACAACCCATTTTTCATTTTCTTGTTTTTTTCTGCTTCTGTCTTATTTTATCGCTCAGGTCTTTAATCAAATCCAATCGGGAGGAATCACAATGGCATCAACTATTTATGTCGGCACAATTGGTCAGGGTGTTTGGCGAAGCGAAGATGGTGGCGACTCATGGCGGCGTACGAGCAGCGGTATGTTCTCGGAATCGGATATTCGCGCCATTGCCGTGCATCCAGACAATGCGTCAATTCTGTTTGCGGGTACAGAGGCCGGTATTTATCGCTCGCAAAATGGGGGAGACAACTGGGAAAAATTGGATTCGCCAATGAACGGTATGCAAATCTGGTCTCTTGCGATTCATCCCAGAAGTCCAAATACGGTTTATGCTGGCACATGTCCTTCTGCGTTGTTTCGGTCGGACGATGGCGGTGAGACATGGAAGCAACTTTCCGTGGAACTCGTCGAGGATTGCGGTGCGATTATTCCGCGCGTCACGACTATTATCATAGATCCGACAGATGATCAGACCGTCTATGCGGGTATTGAAATCGATGGCATGCGGATTAGCAGAGACGGCGGTGAGACATGGACATCTGGTAATGAGGGCCTTTCGAGCCTGGACATTCACGGCCTCGCGCTTGTGCCCGGAAGTCCAAAAACACTTGTGGCTGGCACCAATAATGATGTGTGCCTTACAACCGATATGATAAATTGGACACGGCTCAATGTGAAAGCAGAGTTTCCCTGGCCCTATTGCAGGGGGGTGCTCTATATGTCAAGTGGTCGGGTGTATGTCGGCGCGGGAAATGGTCCGCCAGGCGATGAAGGGGGGCTGTTCTACACGTCTGATCTGGGACATTCGTGGGAGCGCGCCGATCTGAATGGCAATACCAACAGCACGGTCTGGGCGATTGTTCACAATCCCGCTGTACCGGATTTGATGATAGCGTATAGTATTGCCGGACAAATTTTTAGCAGCACCGATAATGGCGATTCCTGGACGAAGTTCACCCGCGAGTTCGGGGAGGTTCGCGCGGTGGCTATTGCGCAGTGATGCAGGTGGGGATGGTGGCTAAACGAGTTTCTCTTCGGCGGCTGACCAGGTTCC
Coding sequences within:
- a CDS encoding MoaD/ThiS family protein; amino-acid sequence: MAVTVRIPTPLRKFTGDQSDVEVQGATVGEAIDNLEAQHAGIKEHMVDESGAIRRFVNVYVNEEDIRFLDGPDTDLRDGDQVTIVPAIAGGCSF
- a CDS encoding Rrf2 family transcriptional regulator translates to MMHISAKGDYGLRAVLDLCLHDGEGPVLRTDIAARQNIPAAYLVQLLNLLRKAGLVHSIRGPKGGHVLLKRPDELTVEEVLAALEGPVNLVDKREKAEDAGTDVLNDVWEAVGTAVHDVLSSVTFADLCRKYRARQMPVTFRI
- the cysK gene encoding cysteine synthase A, with product MDGAKTGHTVLDLVGNTPMVKLNSIRPANGAQLWAKLEFFNPAGSVKDRTALAMVEAAEKSGQLKPGMTIVEPTSGNTGIGLAMVAAIKNYRLIITMPEGVSDERTRLLKAYGAEVVLTPTREGMRGAIEKAWTLKDKNCFIPMQFENPANPEIHRQTTAREMISQLEGVPDAFVAGVGTGGTVTGVGEVFKQVRSDVVIVGVEPGDSAVLSGGEPGPTEIDGLGAGMIPDVLNTEILDRVIAVSNSDARKMSKRLAREEGLLVGISSGAAAHAAVVVASAMRPQQMVATVLCDTGERYLGTFLFG
- the rpsT gene encoding 30S ribosomal protein S20, with the translated sequence MPTLASSKKRMRQAERARLRNKSTRSSLRTSLKKILETNSKEEAEALINRTQSIIDKTAKKGVIHRNAAARYKSRVRRHVAALES